aaaatatctatcaaacaaataaaattaaaaatttcttttgaaaaatgaaaccattccttCAGTACCTATTtccttatgacgttgtcacgttcaactatagtcagtaaaccgactttacagacaaccgatttttttttaatccaaaaTCCGATTATGCATTACAGGTTCTCAAAGCATTTTACAGATTTTTTCTGAGTCCGGATCAGTGAAGTGACGGAAGACCACGCTCTCTGACATGATTTTGCTGCTTCTGTATCCAATGATTGCTTGTGGCATCGACTAGGTCTCTACAGTCTACAACTGAAAGAACCGATGTTCGACGTTCTGTAGGGCGACTGAGTTATTTTTTTCGAGCCCTGTGTTGAAGGGTTAGTTACATGAGTGAATTCAATTTCCATGTATTCTTAAAACGCGGACTTGTTGTAAATAACGTGGCGATTCAAATTTCCGTCCAAAAAAACAGGAATACCGACAACCCTACgctagtttttgttattgaaactTTATTGGTTTATGACATGCGGAGTACTGTCGGTcgttttaaatacttttagtaatttaatacgTCAAAAATCAAAATAAGTTTTCAACGCACATCGAACTTCACTTGTGTAATGCACATATTGTACTAAAATACATCATTATTACTTGTGAAAACTAAAAATGGCAAAACCGTTGCAAAAGGAAAGAGAGAACAGGTCAGCGGAAAAGAAGGATCTGACCTTCCATCCGTACACCATAACTCCTGAGAGTGCTCACACCTCGATACTGCTGCTGGAGTCTACCGAACCTGAGATACTGTGTCAGGTGaagtacatagttttttttttatttttttattgcgtagatgggtggacgagctcacagcccacctggtgttaccggagcccatagacatcaataacttaaatgccgccaccgaccttgagatatgagttctaaggttgcagtatagttacaacggctgcttaacccttcaaatcgaaacgcattactgcttcacggcagaaatgggtaggGTGGtcgtacttacccgtgcggactcataagaggtcctacctatatgtttttaaaacagcttaacgcacaattttttgtttccctttttattgctcttgtaaatGGACAAGCAtatggctcacctgatgttgagtgtcACCGTCGCAATGTCGTCCTGGACGTTcataatgccaggggcagaaatAACCTGCTGCCTAACACTAGTACTCCTAGCAAACCTAATTTTAAGAAAGAAGCCACCTGCCTTCGGACGCAGGCAAGTATGAGATCCACCAGATAGTGTTTTATGTTGCTTGTCTATACAGTGCTACCGCTAATGTCTAAATAAGGATCGACTTCAAatctgaaaaatataaaaatgtacatCTTTTTTATTCCAGTAACGGTGAAGTCTTTTATGGAGCCTTGCCTCTCATTAATTCTCTTCTAAATTACTTTCAGACATTACGAGCAATAACAAAGTTCTCTGCCCAAGACACGCAGAATCGTTACATCCTCTTCGACTTAGACGCAATCCGTTACATACTTCTGCATATAGAGCATTCCGAGTTAAACATCCGAAGGTTTGCTCTAAAGGCTTTAGCTCAACTTTGCCAGCTACCGCAAGGACCTGAGCAGGTCCTGGCTGACTCAGCCAATCTAAGAAAGATAGCATTTATGTTAGTTAAGGTAAAAGTTAAAAgtaatcttatcttatcttctatcttcttcttctatctatatatttatatataaaaatgaattgctgttcgttagtctcgctaaaactcgagaacggctagaccgatttggctaattttggtcttgaattatttgtggaagtccagagaaggtttaaaaggtagataaatatgaaaatgctcggaattaaataaaaataataattttgttttccctttgatgtgtcccccgtcggacggattcctcttgtttttttttaatttattttacacaaaagtttaggtcttttatctattgattgaggcactacgaagtctgccgggtcagctagtttggtAATATATTTGAAGTCAAAGTTATTGCTGGGAGCCAGCCAACCGTTAATACTATTCTTTTTTAGTTGGTTACATGTAGGGTATCGTTTCAACAGTGTCATCCGATTTTTTCTATCAGGTTCAACGTATCATTGGCGGTGTCCGTTAGCGGAGAACATTCTATGCGTTGTGCGGCATGCTCGTATCTCGATGACAGCagcaaataaagaaaaaatatggtCACATGCTGTGACTATAGAATTGGAAGTCATATTATCGATttctctcagacacagcccactgagtttctcgccggatcttgttagtgggtcgcgtttccgatccggtagtagattctgcgaagcacggctcttgctagggttcgtgttagcaacgtcattaggtttgagtctcgtgagctcacctactagttaaggcgacgctgatatagcctctcaaggctagcttAGTTAGAAAAAAAAGTCATATTAGCTTGCGTTTGATTTATTTCTATGAGACAGTCAGTTTAGCTTGTAATCATTCATGTATTTAGCAGTTCAAAGAATGGtactttgtaatttcattacGCGCACTGATAGCAGTCAGACCGGCCGgaataataaaagcgtattaaaaagcttactgttttttgttgtttggtCACATACCCTTAGAATTAAGATACTAATCAAATAATGGAATCGATATTCTATTAGTCTATTATcgatacattaaaataataattaatagataCTATCTagtttatacataaatataaattgaactaattaattaaattaaaaaagtaattttaggtGGAAGATGTATTCGTATTGGAATTTGCGTCGCTAGTCCTCTCGGAATTGACGAGAGAACCACTCGGCTGCGAGCAACTGGTCTCAGCCAATATCTTGAGTACATTGTTCTCGAGGATGAAGAATAGCTTAGACCCTGATGTCCAGAAGAATTGTCTTCAGGTAAACCATCGTCGGAGTCCATTAATAAGCTATCATGGGATGCGGAATCTAAATGTATTATAGTGACTATCATCAAGCTTCAAGAAGTAATAACAGATAAGTAAGCGGCTTTGGTATAACAAGTatgtaaataaagtttaaaaaaaatatttattatctcaaatttgtatgcagttggaacagcgcctctaacGGCAAACGTAAGAAAACtttccgactccatacaaagctgagttaacttttacgctatcgagaaggttaaaaaaactcgcaagACTTGTCCAATAAGAGAGTAATTATCAAAAACATGGtaaagttaaatgtaaataaatatctttatcttttaggccagtgcttcccaaacttattttgtctactgcccactttgagaataaattattttttagcgcccccattttttctacctacttaaaaaccactatagtgaGAGCTCAGTTGGTgcctaagagtcctcctagatgaaattacaaatcgcctcccaagcctctacacaacgccccaatttttttctgggtctattACCGCCCCCCATTAAGCCTGCaacgcccacaagggggcgttatcgccaaCTTTGGGAAAGGTTATCTTAGACCTACTATTGTTGCGGGAAATCATTATAAGAAAATGCAGTGAATTCAGAGTCTATTTGAAAACTTCCACAGACGCTCAGCAACCTGCTGGACGACCCTGTCTGCGCATCCGAAGTCACGAAGAACCAACAGTTCAGTTGGCCGTCGCTGCTGGCGTTGATGCAGAGCAAGTACTTGGCTATCCAGCACGCGGCTCTCCGAACTGTGGATCAGTTGATATGCAGATACAAAGATCTGGTTGTGCAGAAGACTTTCAGGGCTTCGACTGGAGTATTGGATCTTTGTGATATATTGgaggtaaataattatttacgctttttttttattgcttagatgggtggatgagcgcacagcctacctggtgttaagtggttactagagcccatagacatctacgacataaatccgccatccacattgagatataaattgtaaggtgtcaagtatagttacaacggctgcctcacccttcaaaccgaaacgtattactgcttcacggcttacgtttcgaatacttttttttaagagcCGAACGTAGATAGCTTCTTCAAACTTCTAGAAATTTCGCTAAGAAAATTAACAAACGTCTTCTCTTCCAGTCCTATGAATTTCGGGATGTTCACGCGCAAGTTCTTGGAGTCCTACGGGACTACGTGGAAACTGAGGAGAATGCGTCTCATCTGTACCAATCTGGCTGTATCCTCAGACTGTTGGCGTACTTGGAGATGGCCTTGCCAGCCATGAAGCCACACTGCCTGGCCGTTCTCACCAAGATGTCTTTTACTTCAAATGGGAGAGATGTTAGATTATGTTATTTGATACACAAGTATACGaacatactgttacgcgctggggttcgggataaattaacgttccaccaaagtacaaactAAAACTCTATTTAGCGCTTAGAACACTTAACACTTCatacttcttccgcttcgcttcaggtgactcattcgctgtttcgcttcgagtagatccgattgcCAATTAAATCattgtcatctctgcaacgcttttatagtcaatacgaaatccctagaattatcgagaacatttctgacaagtcgagtattttcgatatgtgtttccgctatttgacaatagatggcgttgtagttCCCGAACGCTCTCGAATTTCCTGGTTCTTTTGAcgttcgtttctgctattcgacgatagatggcgttgctcttaccggcgtaacaatactgaTATGGACATTATGTGTGAGATTGTAAGTACAATAACTTAAGGACTATCCGTAGGGAGGTCTTGGACGTGTGGCCTTTCCGTAAATAGAAAAATACGATTACATCATGATTAATATgcttatttcataataatattatttctcagGCATTGTACCAGACCGGGACTGATATGGTATTCTGTCACCAACTCCTCAGCTCCAACGTTGATTTGTTAGCGGATGCGGCAATGGGCGTTGCGAATATGACCAAACTCCTTCCGTCTGCCGTTCGCATGTGTGAGACCAACATTATTGAGGCACTTTGTGGTTAGTTTATGTTTGTACGCGAACAAtcacattattataaattatgtgtattaatatgtcgacaaaaatattgtaccttacataattataattataagatAACGATAGAGTTTAACTTCGCGATACAAATGATCATATGACTATTTAGAACACTGATGTAGGCACAATGATcgaataaggtttttttttattttttattgcttagataggtggacgtctcaagtacctatagttttttttttttttttttttttttttttttttttttttttttttttttttttttttttttttttttttttttttttttttttttttttttgtccgggCGCTTTAGGCCCGGCCCGCGAATACTCCTCTGACATAATCAGAgcccttgtttatttattgtaggaTTAATAACAGAACCaggaatttttaatttattttgtattaagttCTACAATACCATATAAACTTAGTATAACAGTTATACcagtaattatatatttattttaactttttctaACTTTTATATACTTATCTTATTCTagctaatatttttaacctattttcatcattattttacATTCTACTTATTGTATATCTTTTAGATCGTATTAATGTCTTACTATTTCCTTTCCATTACTTCTAAATTACGgttttattcttcttctatttactatttacagttttcataattattgtatAGTTATTCTACATAGATGttcttaaaagaaaatacattttgtaagcTCCAGAGGGTTTTACTTAATAACTAAATAGATTTTACATCAAAATTCTATGGTCATCAGCCATCCTATGGAGTTTACAAAActcatgttattttatttttatttatatttttcagccGTGAGTAACCCCGAGGTTCAAAAGTTCGAGCCGAGTAGGGTTAACGACGTTTCGGACCGCCACATTATCGGGTCCGGCGGGCCACCAGCCAGAGCAGCCCTAGCCATAGGCTATTGCCGCCCTGGCCAGCGCATCCCACTTTCTCCTAACAGGGCAGCAGTCACCAAATGCCGTATGGGCAGTTTCAGTTAGCTTGGCCCTGGTGCAGTTAATACACTTCGGTGCCTGGGCGGCCGCCAGTGGCGTGCACGAACTTTTGAGATGCGGACCGCCACAGTAATTGCAGAGATCCACGTCGTCCGTGCACTGCTTCCGGCCGTGGCCGTACGCCAGGCATCTGGTGCACTGCACCAGTGGTGACTGGTCCTGCACCCTCACATGCTGGAGGTCAATGTATACTCTTCCAGCCGACGTTAGCCTTTGCCATAATTCGGGCGATACCTGGAGGACGGCGTGGCACTCCTGTTGATTCCTCGCCCTCCTCCGGTACCTTACCTCCACGGCGGTTTCGCCGGCTGAAAGATCCTCCAGCAGGTGCCGGTTTTGCTCAGCGAGTGCCGTTCGGATGTCGTCATCCGTATTGTACGCCATGACATTTTTAAGCACGACGAGTCGCTTTTTGTTCTTAGCCACCTCGGCAGTAAGGTTCTTATCGTTCTTTAGCTGCTCGGACAACTTTTCCATCTCCTCTTTACTCGCGCAGCTCAAAACCACCTTCGCATCGCGTACCCTACGGAGACGCTCTATCTTTAGACCGCTGCGTCGTGCATCTAACGCCCCCCTCAGCTTTTCTATGACATCAGCACTAGTATCGATGACGTTTTTTGAACCCACGATGACGGAGAACTTCGGCTTGTCCACTCTAGCGGCTGGTGGCCGAGACAGGACCTCCGCGTACGAGGGAATTACCCCCTGCGCCTCGTCGGTCCGTACCCGAagtacctatagttacaacggctgctccacccttcaaaccgaaacacattactgctccaaggcagaaataggcagggtggtggtacttacccgcgcggactcacaagaggtcctaccaccagttcaaggTCCTATCGCGTGCCCTTCTTCTAGCGTTCTTAGCGGTAGATAGCGTTATTTCTCTGTCACCGGCATTACCAGTGTCCACGAGCGACAGAAACCGTAATTGCGAATATTGACAGAAATATTTATACGTACAATGACttaaacatatcgacgcttgaaaggcaaacgtgactaagcgacaatgcgtaaactttacagtagactaatttaaagttgaaatacctaaaaaaattctattttatcgAATccagctgtaggattgaaatgattttaatagacctagaaatatatattctttgcgcatcgaatatggttattgcctatcattaatGTACAAAggagttattgtcgcttagtcacgtttgcctttcaagcgtcgatatgactACATATTTAGAACAGTGATGTAGGTACAATGATcgaataaggttttttttattttatttttttattgcttagatgggtggacgagctcacagcccatctggttttaagtggttactggagcccatatcaaatcaaatcaaatcaagactcatctacaacgtaaacgcgccacccaccttgagatataagttctaaggtctcaagtatagttacaacggctgctccacccttcaaaccgaaacacattactgcttcacggcagaaataggcggcgtggtggtacgtaccggtgcggactcacaagaggtcctaccaccagttatacgTACAATGACTTAATATTCCACCAGCAATATTGAGTGACGACTCTGCGGCGTGGTTCTACGTGCGTATGAATGCGTTGCGCGCGCTGTCCGAGTTGTGTCGTATCATACCCCGGGCCGCTTCGAGTTTGGTCGAACCGAACACGTTCGCTGCACTTAGAAACATCAATGTCAAATGTTAGAGCGATAATTccttttttattcttaattctatatattaatacgtgaagcaaaaacttgtctatagtgtagtcttggcgaaatctgtgattatagaagtagtctttgacaatataaccataataatgttcaaacttataatttcaattaattatagtcggaagtcgtcgtggcctaaaggataagacgtccggtgcattcgtatcgagcgatgcaccggtgttcgaatcccgctggcgggtaccaatttttttaatgaaatacgtactcagcaaatgttcacgattgacttccacggtgaaggaataacatcgtgcaataaaaatcaaacccgcaaaattataatttgcgtaattactggtggtaggacctcttgtgagtccgcacgggtaggtaccaccgccccgcctatttctgccgtgaagcagtaatgcgtttcggtttgaagggtggagcagccgttgtgactatactgagaccttagaactatatctcaaggtgtgtggcgcatttacgttgtaggtgtccgtgggctccagtaaccacttaacaccaggtgggctgtgagctcgtccacacatctaagcaataaaaaaaaaaaaaaaaaattcgactactgcgggaccactagttcctaTTAATCCACCTAAAATTTCAATGAGATTGAGGCTAAGCGACTTGGATTTTATATAGTGTTTCCGAAGTAAATATTATCGCAAAACTGGGAGGAACTAGAGAGTGGTGCTGAGCTGTCAACTaggcacttttttatttttatttattgcttagaggtttggacgagctgacagcctacctggtgttaagtggttactggagcccatagacatctacaacgtaaatgcgccacccaccttgaggtataagttctaagatctcagtatagttacaacggctgccccacccttcaaaccgaaacgcattactgcgtcacggcagaaataagcagggcggtggtacctacccgcgcggactcacaagaggtcctaccaccagtaaagtatagttacaggtATCGTACAAGTATAGTATAGTTGCAGGCTATACTGTCAAAACTATGATCGATGTTAGAATGGAGACCGAAGTTTTATTAATGTTGTTTAAGGGTCGCAGGGCTACAGGATTAGTTAAAGAGACAGTTTCCTCAATAGAAACATTTTACATTAGTAGAACACTCATTCTATCCATTTGtagtttgttatttgtattctCGGGATGTTATGCTCCGAacacataaaagtcaaacacaccaattttaacaatataataatgtaatatgtgtacaatgttctattataaagtaaaaagagTAAACAAGTCGCTAGGCACTACAAgacacaaattaaaactaaaattataatacgttttacAATCAACTTAAATCGACCCGCGCGAATCTCATggcatgacgtcacgggacacctgcgcgttcggaaACTCCGATCGCATCCGATGACTCCCGAGTGCAACCGAGTGTTGCACGCTACACATTAAACTAGCACACATACTAGTGTCAGGCTTAAAATCAGACAGAATGGAGACACTAGCTCCTGCGGGCTCGCGACATACCTGTTTACACTTTATTTCTAATTCGAAGAATGCAAACATATCTTCGAACTAGAAAAAAATTTATGGTGAGGCAAAATAAACTAGCAAAAAGCTTTGTATTTTCTTTCAATGTTATGTCAGGTTTGTTTTATTGGCCATATTGCATGATTAAGGACACTCTCCTACCCTAAGTTATGAAATTCTTACCAAATTCAACATTTCCAGTCAAGGACAACCCGATAGAAGCTCAGCGTTTGGCGGTACAGTGCTACATAAATCTCCAGAATTATCACGTTAGCACAAGAGCCATGCTTAGCCCGGACTTCGTACTAGAACTTGTGAATATATTGGAGGTATCACTTTAGTtcacgtgtaataaaaatcaatcccgcaaaattataatttgcgtaattactggtggtaggacctcttgtgagtccgcgcgggtaagtaccgccaccctgtctacttctgccgtgaagcagtaatgcgtttcggtttgaagggtggggcagccgttgtgactatactgagaccttagaacttaaatctcaaggtgggtggcgtatttacgttgtagatgtctatgggctccagtaaccacttaacaccaggtgggctgtgagctcgtccactcatctaagcaataaaaaaaaagttgtgtgtCTTTCAACGTTCTCCTAAATGAGATACCTGCCTAATGTAAGCGGGCCAGTTGGTGGGGTATAGGCAGGAAGAGTGCGAGCTGCTCACCAACTGATTGTGAGAGGTAAGATGCCATAGCTCATTGGTGATTGGTATACCGCCCCTATTTTATTCTTGTTTAGATAGGGGGCCAAACATAATACGAAGTGTCCGCGCCCAGGAAGCGCTCggatatgtgggacttgacggtctgcagatttTAGAACCAGACCACGGttccaattatattatttggaCTCTACCCGCTAAATGACTCCCCTTGCACTCTGTTAACTCTGTTACTGTTACGTCTGATCTCTACCCGGGGTCAGGAGCCGGGCAGAGTAGGGGGATTTCCGCGGTATAGCACTACAACCAGATTGCGGCGCTACCCCAAGAACACCCGATCGACTTGTTGTCAAAGCGATTGTTGACGATTCTACGTGGCCCTTCTCGTTAGGTCGTCCCAGGCGATGGATGACTATTGTTTCTTGGCTTAATATCAATGATGGTTACAGCGCATCGACATCAGATTGAAAATATTGACGTGTACGGCACTTACGGGTCTTATGTCAGAAGATCTTGCCAAAGACTTGTTCACGCTGAAGAAAGGTGAAGAGGTATGTTGTAATAAAAATTGGACTAGATTTTTGTATCTAACTAGCGAAACTCGGTCAGCATCTGCTGTGAGAAATCGTCAATGGTCCGATAAACATCGATTTCTTGAAAATACTCCCGCGCCACTATTGTTAGCTAAGGCTACTATAACAGACACCATTCCTGGGTTACCAAAAATCACCAACAATAacgacataaaaaaattatgtccgAAGTATTATCACAAAGTACAAACATCATCACGGGCCCTATAGACGTCCAGTTAGGGTCATAGGTAGAGTTTCAACATAATTATTGTCCTGCACGTTCCCAGCGGATTCCTATGTCCTTGATCAGGTGCACGTCTCCCTTGTGGTGGCCCACGCATACCGCGCGCCGTCATATCAAATCATGTCTCATATCTACTACTATTTGAGATTTATTTTACGTCAGCAAATGTGAAGGTGATCTTAGCACGTTTTTAATTGAGAAACTAATCATTCGACTGAATTAACAATGaggaaaaataaacaattagaCTCCTAACGACCAAAACGACTGATCTCAATTACTCAAACCTAATGTACTGAATTCGACATGGAAATCAGCCCAAAATAGTACGTTCGGTTTCGTTAATGGGGAATATGTGAAAGTGTTAATTACCATTCACAGATATGTAGAAAGTAAATAGGAACAGATTGAGGATTTTTGGACACTTTGCTAAAAGTAACCTGATGACGAAGGAAGGGCAGCTGTAGCTTGTTGTTAACGCCTACGAAATTTTGAGGAGCaatgttgaaattttaatttgaaccTCCTGCACCTACACCATTACACTAACTAAACGCCGTGCCAAGCTAACTTGTTCGCAACATAAAAATTTTTTGGGAAAATACCtgtttaaagaaaatacaagctCAATATCGATTTGGAAGTTTTATTCGAGAAACCCAAGCACCCAATACTTGTGAAATCTTCTCTTAAAAAGGCTACAGATGATCATTCATGCCCTTGTTATCACTCATTACGAATAAgttattaaattactttatttttaaactagcgacccgccctcgcttcgcttcggaaacattaaaacacacatgaaaccaaaaaaaaataaaaaaaagtagcctatgttcatcagggacaatgtcggcttctaatggaaaaagattttttcatatcggtccagtagtttcggagcctattcgaaacaaacaaacaaacaaatctttcctctttataatattagtatagatatgtaaAATACCATTATACATTAatctaatacatattttttaataggtCGTGTCAAATAACCTTCGTATTGAACATGTGGGCTTCCGAACAGCGCTCTGCATTCTGATCACGTCCAGCGTTACTGACGAAGGAGCCGAAATATATTTACAACTAGGAACTTTGCACTAGTAATTGATGTTGCAAGTACTTTGAAACTTCAACGATTACCTAGTCTACATCACAAGTGCACTTTTATGACGTAGCCtcatcatgatttttttataaattggaCTCTCGTCTAGTTGTGGATTTCGACATTTCCAATAGTCGATTCCTTGCGATTTTTAGTTGAAACTGTACAAGAAATGTTTATTGGGTATATTTTGGACCTAATCCTAGCTCATGTATTGTTAATCAGGGGGATAATGTATTTAAGACTATTACACAGTATTGGACATCCGATGTGAAAAGTAACGTATAATATTTCGGATAGGAACATCGAAATATGATGAATCCTTTCAAGTTTTAAAAGTTTGTTTTTTCACTATTTTTCGTTAACATTGAAACCCGTACCTACTCTGAAAATGGGAGCCTCTGTAATTCAACTACTTTTGCTTACGacttatttttgtttgaatttaatgcaaataaatatacaaaacgaCTTAAGAATTTTAACAAAAAGGCAGCTTATTTGATGTTACTTTGATTAACAAATTTTTAACAGCATGATTGAAAACAAAGCGGCTCGGTATGTGGTGGGCGCGTGGGAGCCCGCCATCGAAGCTATATTCCGACACCATCCTTCAGCGAAGTTCGCTTACACCGGCACCCTGGATATCAATGACTTTACTCAGGTATTGCAGAAGTCAAAATGAAGATGCagagcaccttttttttttgtttttttttttatgtattttatgacctggtaactaagaccttcaggtcaagtcttattttaatttgtatccttatttttatgaaaaatggtaatatggagtgaaataaaatgaagatgattaatttgagacattaatcaactgagatgaaattaaatgaaatgagatgagatgatatctcagtaaaatggtggtcatttactgatatGACGTTATATGACCCTAACTGGACGTCTATAGGGCTCGTGATGATAATGTTTGTACTCCTATAAGTTCCTAAAGC
The Bombyx mori chromosome 5, ASM3026992v2 DNA segment above includes these coding regions:
- the LOC101739391 gene encoding uncharacterized protein LOC101739391 isoform X4, which gives rise to MAKPLQKERENRSAEKKDLTFHPYTITPESAHTSILLLESTEPEILCQTLRAITKFSAQDTQNRYILFDLDAIRYILLHIEHSELNIRRFALKALAQLCQLPQGPEQVLADSANLRKIAFMLVKVEDVFVLEFASLVLSELTREPLGCEQLVSANILSTLFSRMKNSLDPDVQKNCLQTLSNLLDDPVCASEVTKNQQFSWPSLLALMQSKYLAIQHAALRTVDQLICRYKDLVVQKTFRASTGVLDLCDILESYEFRDVHAQVLGVLRDYVETEENASHLYQSGCILRLLAYLEMALPAMKPHCLAVLTKMSFTSNGRDALYQTGTDMVFCHQLLSSNVDLLADAAMGVANMTKLLPSAVRMCETNIIEALCAILSDDSAAWFYVRMNALRALSELCRIIPRAASSLVEPNTFAALRNINVKFKDNPIEAQRLAVQCYINLQNYHVSTRAMLSPDFVLELVNILERIDIRLKILTCTALTGLMSEDLAKDLFTLKKGEEVVSNNLRIEHVGFRTALCILITSSVTDEGAEIYLQLGTLHYMIENKAARYVVGAWEPAIEAIFRHHPSAKFAYTGTLDINDFTQEGFYVLKRLTKRFPTIQEVLLQKPPPRDPVLIAMFLHPQSDGNSSMDIRMPYQRSSSKLAVSPSSGLFASFLPDDVNLRSYLLKLRLWFGDPAKSLHYIEIEDAHYEVRYRDKCAEVSSSLKQRAQLLAEFVVQQMSGLTQERDCSMPSVELHLADLMVLAQDVIDIADRTEESRGGCGVGSCGGPAGARGAVQGVVGSRGAAVRSEARRIARVV
- the LOC101739391 gene encoding armadillo repeat-containing protein 3 isoform X1, whose protein sequence is MAKPLQKERENRSAEKKDLTFHPYTITPESAHTSILLLESTEPEILCQTLRAITKFSAQDTQNRYILFDLDAIRYILLHIEHSELNIRRFALKALAQLCQLPQGPEQVLADSANLRKIAFMLVKVEDVFVLEFASLVLSELTREPLGCEQLVSANILSTLFSRMKNSLDPDVQKNCLQTLSNLLDDPVCASEVTKNQQFSWPSLLALMQSKYLAIQHAALRTVDQLICRYKDLVVQKTFRASTGVLDLCDILESYEFRDVHAQVLGVLRDYVETEENASHLYQSGCILRLLAYLEMALPAMKPHCLAVLTKMSFTSNGRDALYQTGTDMVFCHQLLSSNVDLLADAAMGVANMTKLLPSAVRMCETNIIEALCAILSDDSAAWFYVRMNALRALSELCRIIPRAASSLVEPNTFAALRNINVKFKDNPIEAQRLAVQCYINLQNYHVSTRAMLSPDFVLELVNILERIDIRLKILTCTALTGLMSEDLAKDLFTLKKGEEVVSNNLRIEHVGFRTALCILITSSVTDEGAEIYLQLGTLHYMIENKAARYVVGAWEPAIEAIFRHHPSAKFAYTGTLDINDFTQEGFYVLKRLTKRFPTIQEVLLQKPPPRDPVLIAMFLHPQSDGNSSMDIRMPYQRSSSKLAVSPSSGLFASFLPDDVNLRSYLLKLRLWFGDPAKSLHYIEIEDAHYEVRYRDKCAEVSSSLKQRAQLLAEFVVQQMSGLTQERDCSMPSVELHLADLMTELKSPVVGVGWVRVGGPLERAVLYKVLSDRVGLPCALKRVASHAWCEVALPEMDSDNEETEVSYPAGLLRCNYVVDLVSHPGRLWPLDSLEAHRVRGTICLKPCNFHGRESCLCQN
- the LOC101739391 gene encoding uncharacterized protein LOC101739391 isoform X2 encodes the protein MAKPLQKERENRSAEKKDLTFHPYTITPESAHTSILLLESTEPEILCQTLRAITKFSAQDTQNRYILFDLDAIRYILLHIEHSELNIRRFALKALAQLCQLPQGPEQVLADSANLRKIAFMLVKVEDVFVLEFASLVLSELTREPLGCEQLVSANILSTLFSRMKNSLDPDVQKNCLQTLSNLLDDPVCASEVTKNQQFSWPSLLALMQSKYLAIQHAALRTVDQLICRYKDLVVQKTFRASTGVLDLCDILESYEFRDVHAQVLGVLRDYVETEENASHLYQSGCILRLLAYLEMALPAMKPHCLAVLTKMSFTSNGRDALYQTGTDMVFCHQLLSSNVDLLADAAMGVANMTKLLPSAVRMCETNIIEALCAILSDDSAAWFYVRMNALRALSELCRIIPRAASSLVEPNTFAALRNINVKFKDNPIEAQRLAVQCYINLQNYHVSTRAMLSPDFVLELVNILERIDIRLKILTCTALTGLMSEDLAKDLFTLKKGEEVVSNNLRIEHVGFRTALCILITSSVTDEGAEIYLQLGTLHYMIENKAARYVVGAWEPAIEAIFRHHPSAKFAYTGTLDINDFTQEGFYVLKRLTKRFPTIQEVLLQKPPPRDPVLIAMFLHPQSDGNSSMDIRMPYQRSSSKLAVSPSSGLFASFLPDDVNLRSYLLKLRLWFGDPAKSLHYIEIEDAHYEVRYRDKCAEVSSSLKQRAQLLAEFVVQQMSGLTQERDCSMPSVELHLADLMTELKSPVVGVGWVRVGGPLERAVLYKVLSDRVGLPCALKRVASHAWCEVALPEMDSVCCAVTTWWIWCRIPVGCGPWTRWKRIGSAALFASSLVISTDENLVYVRIKF